The DNA region AAATTGTGGGCTGCGGGGAGGGTGCTGGTGGTGCTGCTGCCCAAGTCTGGAGACTAGCTCCCCATCGCGGGGGAGTGGCTTCTGAACTAGGAGGGTGGAGAGGAGGCAACAGAGACGCACAATTTTTCTGACTTTGTATCTAATTTGTCCCTGCGTGGTAATAAAATGTggtctttttgtgtgtggggagagggaaagagtggCAGGAACGTTGTGGACATTTCTGCCCTGCTACCGTGTTCAGAGAAGTGATGGGCTTTGTGCCATCTGGACACACTGGGGTAGGGAGTTTGGAAGGCTGAGACCCGAGCCTTCTGAACACCACTGTCCTGAACCTCATTCATTTCAGTGCAAGAAAAGGTGAGACAGAACTTTGAGAGGAAGACTCAGAAACATAGAAacacttggtaagtaatttttCTCTGCcgttgctcagtagtagagaagTGGAAGTTGTTAAGGAGAGGCTGTAGAGAGGGATCAGAGGTGCAATGGGAGAGGGCTCAGGAGGACTGATAACTAGAGTCCAAAAAGAGGCACTGTTGCCAGTGTCTCTGTTGCCAGTCATTTGCTTCTCAATCCCTCATTCACCATCTGTCTTCTGTCTCTCTGCAGGTCTTCGGGTCTGTGGTGGCAAGCTCCAACTCCGACAAGAAAAGGGAAAACCTGCAGGATCCGTGCAGGTCAGTGGGAGAGAGCGACTGCCTCGACATCTCTGGAAGTAAGAATGACTTAAGCCCGAGCAGAAGTTGGGGAGGCCACTACCTGCCACCCTTCTTCTAAGCTTTCCTACTGCAGTATCGGAATACATGGCCTCTGTCTGGACCCTAAGGGAATGTGTGTTTTATATGGGGGTGAGGAAagtgggagagaaaaaggaagtgagAGGTGGAGGTGTTACATCTGTGAAGCCTGCTGAGGATATAAGAGTAGCCCTGAAATCTGAGAACTGGTCATTATTGTTGCCTGTACTTCTGTAAGTCTTACAGTTGCAGGCAAGGGGTCAAAAAGAAACCTGTTGGAGATTCTTACACATCAGTTGGGGCTACCCAGTTAAAATTGTAATGGATAGAGGCAAAGCCAAAGCAAAATTTAGGGCCACATCTGTTATTTATTACACACTTCTCAGCACACCCCACTTAAATGCAGGAAGAAGCACCTGTGGAACATTCTGCATGGTTGGCTCGTGCATACATGCGTggagtgtgaagaaaagggaaaaaaatatattggtgGGAGTGTACCTGGAAGTGGGGATCGGGTGAGGAAAACCCTGAGTCATAAAGGCAATTACTGTTGGGACCTGTATACTACCACCTAAATCCTCAGTCTTCTTTGTCTCCTCTTTGCCTCCCAGGACAGCAGAAGGAGGGGCCATCTCGACATGGAAAAACTCTACAAGGACAACGAAGGAAAGCTGGAAAACGAGGGAAAGCCAGAAGATGAAGTAGATACAGAAGACGAAGGGAGGTCGGATGAGGAAGAAAAGCCAGATGTGGAGGGGGAGCCAGGGCACGAAGATGAGCACCAGGAGGAGGCGCAGCCAGGGGGTGAGGGGGGGCAAGAGGAGCAGAGCGAGTCCGCAGGTGAGGGCAAGGCACGCGGTGAGGGCAAGCCGGAGCCCCAGGCCCAGCCAGAGAGCCAGCCCCGGGCCGCGGAAAAGCGCCCGGCTGAAGATTATGTGCCCCGGAAGGCAAAGCGGAAAACGGACAGGGGCACGGACGACTCCCCCAAGGACTACCAGGAGAACCTTCAGGAAAGGCATCTGGGCAGTGAGGAGATGAGAGAAGGTGGAGATGTGTCTAGGGCTCAGGAAGAGCtaaggaaaaaccagaaaagggGTGGTTTGCATTGGATGCAAAGAGAGGTACAGGATCCATTAGTGCCAAGGGGCCAACGCGGTGTGAGGGGAGTGAGGGGTGGAGGTAGGGGCCAAAAAGACTTAGAAGACCTTCCATATGTCTAATGCCTTTGGCCTTTAAATCTGATTTCTCTGATGGGAATATTGCCAACCCTGCTTTCCCTGGTAGGCATTTGCCAGGTGATATGCTTTAACCTTATGCTGATACTTTGCTTTAGGTGTCTTTCTTGTTACCAGCAGCCTTTTGATCCAACTGCAGCACTCTGTCTTTCAGTAAGTGATGCTCACCCATGTGCATGGAAGAGATGTTCATGGtacattgcaaaaataataataaagtttttgGAACTGCTTCTACAGCATCTGtctatttttttgaggaaaaatgTTACATCATACATTAATGCACAGGGAAAGCTACAGGACAACAGACCAAAAGAGAAATAATGGTTTTCTCTGTATTGTTACAGTGAAGgagattatcttttctttcaagtGCACATCTCCCCCTAAAAAACACATTacttttgttataaaataaagaataatagacttttttaaagtaaaaaatatatataccaagcAATCAGAGTAACTATTTTATGAAGGTAGTGGAGACACATCAAATTTCTGTTGTTGGGATATgaaattatgtttaaaactcaCTTTATCTCTGGAACTCAAGGCGTGAGGAATCAACCAGGGAGTGATGGATCATTGCTGTAAGGGACAGTCgtgtcatctgtgaaatggggataaaacTTGCCTTCCAGGGCTGTGGTGATCATGAGAAACTGACTGTGTGAGCTGTGTTGGGCTGGCTCCTACCCCTCCCCTTGCACGAGTACTACCAGATCCCTGCCATATGTTTGGAGGAGGGTGAGGGAATTTTCATCTTTGCTCAGAATTAAGTCCAGACAGCTGAGAGTTGGATGCCACTCTCTCCTGGGTAATGCCATGTCTGATGGACACTCTGCCTCTTTTCATGGGCCCTGCACCCTCCCAAGGCCCCACTGCTCCTGGTAGATTGGAATCCTCAAGGTAACAAAGCCTCTTTGAGTTCCCTGGAGTCCCTGGTGAGTTGAATCCCCACTATGCTCCCTACTGAACTGTGAAGGAGGTCTCTCTTCTCATGTTACACTTTTATTAATCCTGACATGAAATGTGAAAAATACTTCATAGAAGCTTTATTAATGTATTGTTTGGGCATTTTAATTACCCCACTAGTCTTGCCCTTTTCAAAGCAAAGAATTTATCTTACTCATTTGGGTACCCACAACACATAGTAGAagcttaaaaatcaatatattaattATGGAGTCAGAAGGCCTCAATTCTTGGCCCAGTTCTTGGCCTGATTGAATACATAGCCTTAAGCatgtaatttcattcttttagCAACTGAAGCTTGCCACTCTAAAGGGAACACAGCAGGAGGTTATATCAAAATTCATTGTTAAGTGATTTTTAACATTGGATATAAGTTTCTTGACATTTTCTAGTTATTAGCACATTACTTACACCCAAATCACTTATCTTGAAAATGCAGCATCCTGGCCCCCACCTCAGATACAACGTATCAGAATCTCTTTTGACCTGTCCTCAAAATATCTATAGGTCCTTTGTTTTTGAACTCATTTTAGTTTTTATGTAATGGATACaagtacaaaattttaaaatccagtagtgcaaaataatttattattaagaaCTGTGATCTGTCTTGCCATTCTACATTCTCCCTCTCCAGAGACAACTACCATAAATGTTTTGGGTTACTTCTGGTATTCACTTCTGTATTTCTGAATCAAATgcctaggttgttttttttttcatttttccgaagctggaaatggggagtcagtcagacagactcctgcatgtgcccaaccgggatccacctggcatgcccaccagggggcgatgctctgcctctctggggcttcactctgttgcatccagagccattctagtgcctgaggcagaggccacagagccattcccagggcccgggccatctttgctccaatggagcctcggctgcaggaggggaagagaggaaggggaggaaggagagggggaggggtggagaagcagatgggcgcttctcctgtgtgccctggccaggaatcgaacccaggactcctgcacgccaggccgaccctctaccgctgagccaaccggccagggcccaggttgctatttttttaaacagtgtcATTGAAGTGTAAAAGTTGGCAACTCAGTGATTTTTAGTTTATGAGCAGTTCTGATACCATCACAATTGTTTAGTTCTAGGGCATTTTTATCACTCTAAGAAGAAACCTCATGCCCATTAGCACATACAGTACTGGTGTTTTGCATTCTTTCTTCCCCCAGCATCTGGCAAACActgatctattttctgtctctgggtTTGCTTATTCTAGACATATCATATAATACATTGTCTCTTGCATCTGACTTCTTTCACATAGCAAAATGTTTTCAAGGCTTACCCATGTAGTAGCCTATATCAGTACTGAACATTCAtgtatgggttttttgttttttttttttggctttttaaaataaactattaagtcaaaatataaaatttacaagtACCGTAATGATGGTTCTGCCTTAGTTTATTATGTAGATAAACTCAGAGCACAGTAATAGAGAGGTActctaaatttaatttatttgttttccatCTGGTTTAAAGAAAACACAAGTGTGTAATATTTAATACTAGTTAATAATTTCTGTttgaagaagaaattttttttttcaattttttcttcttcaatttttatatAACAAAGGGAATAATAGACTAGGGAAAAGGCAAAGTTTAACAGCTTACGATGAAAAGAGTTCCTGTCATTGGAAAGTATTGAAACTACCACCTGATGGGCCAACAATGTTGATAAGATCAGAAATATAATACTAGATATCTACTTTGCTTTTCCCTCACTATCTTCCCAAACACAAGAAATGTTCCTGGGATAAGGAGAAAAATGTTTCTGAGAATACTACCCAACTTTCCATCCACTGCAAGTCACTAGAGCAAAAGATTTTGTACTGCTTATGGGAACCTAAGAGAATTTAAACCAAATGTTATATTTAAGTTGTAAAATGAGCAAGACAATGTTTGGTTTCAGCTCCAAATGGCGAGCTGAAAAGAAGGTTACGTTTATAGTAGGAAAAAAAGTtggataaaatgaaaaacaacatattttcttAAAACCACCCTAGAACTGAGGCCACAGTGCAAACAATTACCCAGAATCTAAAGAGAGACTCATGGAGGAAGAAATAGTACTCaagcattattttatttgggatagaaacaagcaaacaaccatGTAGGAAAGTAAGAAAATTTAGCTAAAAATTGCTTAATGAATTTCTACAGACTGAGTGAGGGCTAGCATGACAGTCTGAAGTCTCCGAGGGCTGCAGACATAAAGGGATTTGCGCTTTTCTTTCGGAGTTTACTCCAGAAACTCCACTAGGTGATCCCAAAAATGACCAAAGAAAAACTGAGGAAACTTGCCCCATAGTGCTAGTTAAGAGAGGGACACAGCAGTCACCATTGAAATTCCAACCAGACCTTTTTGCCCTATTAAGCAAATAACTTAATCTGCAGGAAGAAGGACAATTAAGCCCATATCCTGAAGGCAGTATTGGAAACCCAATGTAGCtaggaaatggaaacaaaaaaactccaaaaagcTCTATGAGGGGAGGGTGCAGGCATGCGTCTAGGCTCAACACTATATTTGGAGGAAAGGCATGAATACAGGTAAAGGTTAGACCACAAATACTCAGGTTCACAGTGCTTGCCTAAGATGAAGACTCTATCAGAACATCAGAGGATGCCTGCCCCTCTCCAGAACATATCTTCCCCTTCAGAAACTGTCTCTGCAAAGCAACCAAATTTAATTCCATGAATCCGTGGAACAATTTATACCCCAGTGCATTGTCAAAAGCAATAGAGCAGTCAATCAGCTTATTAGTGGGGCTTAAGAGCTAAGTGTGTTCCAGGAAAGAGACAGTAAAGAGAGGACTGCCAAACCCACTGGTCGTCTCAGAGAGACTGTGGGCATATCTAATGCTGTGTCCTCTGAGGAGCAAAAACATTAGAGGCTTCATGTAACAAGGAGGAAATAGACATCAGTGAAACAATACAGCCAGTTACTAAACAATAagcaaataacaacaataataagccCTAGAGGAAAAGACTAGGAGGCAGAGTTACCAAAATATATTAtctgaaaagaaacaaagcaagaCATGCAGAGAAACAGGAAAGTATGACAAATACATGGGGAGCAAAGCAGACAACAGATGCTGCCAGTGAGAGTGACCAGATGGTGAATTTGACAAAAAACTCCAAAGTATTTAATATAATATgttcaaagaattttaaaaaaacaaccacctTGTGATTAAAGAAGTAAAGCCAAGTATGATGACAATCTCACAttaaatagggggaaaaaaaatcaatagatagaTATGAAAAGAAACAAGTGGATTTTCTGAAAAGTACAAAgattgaaatgaaaaattcactgaAAGGGTTCAGTAGGAGATTTGAGCTTTCAGGAGCCAGGATTATTGAATGTTAAGATTCATTGATTTTATGTAAtctgaggaacagagagaaaaaagcataaagaaaaatgaagtgtcCCAGTGTAACATGGGACACCATTAACTGCGctgacatataaatatatataatgagagTACTcaaaggacaggagagagaaaaaaaaaaaaaacagaaaaaaattcaaaaatataatttttgaaaacttcccaaatttgatgGAAAATATTCATCTACTTATCCAGGAAGCTCAATGGATTTTAAGTAGGATAAACACAAAAGACCAACAAACAAGCATGACATGGTAAAAATGCTGAAAggtaaatacaagaaaaaatgttgAAAGCAGCAAGGGAAAAATGACTCCTAATTTACAAGAGAACCTCAATAAGATCAGCAGCTAATTTATTatcatctttcaaaaatgaaggcaaaatacATTTCTAGATATAGAAAAAATGAGAGCATCTATTGCTAGCGTACACcttacaggaaatactaaaggaagttcttccagttttaaaaacaaatgacctCAGAtatttaaatcaatgaaaaaaaaaagtaaacaaaagggTAGTCATGCAAGATTAAGACAATACAAATGCAAATGTCTTATCCTTCCTTCTCTTAACTTATTGTACTTTCTCCTATAAAAGGTAGTTTTGTTTCTTCATGTATAATCCCAGATACTCTTATTAGttttcctatttacttttctttattgtatttctaggacctccagtacaatgttgaacaatagtgaaattatttttaaattcaagctGAAAACTATCAGTATTATAACTTTAAGTATAATATTGTCTTAGCTACTATTTATAAATAATTCGTCAGATTAATAAAGTTTATATTGTGAGTTTGCcagcaggtttttaaaaaaatcattaatggttgtaggattttctttcttttttatcatattttattttttgctgaaaCTAGTGAGatggtcagtttttaaaatacgttttgttgttgtttagccTGGgcatgtttttgggtttttttgttgttgtttttattaaatttattgggatgacattggttaataaaattatataggtttcaagtatagttctataatacatcatctgtattgtattgggtgttcaccaccctaaatcaggtctccttccatcaccatttattccacaTTTACCCTGTTCTACCTCCCCCCAGTCCCCCTTCCATCTGGtactcaccacactgttgtctgtgtctgtttctggtgtttttgcttaatccctttatctttttctccaagtccccccaacccccctcccctctgacaactgtcagtctgttcttcctATCTGTGAGTCtggttctattttgtttgttagtttattctgttcatttgATCCTACATATAAgggaaatcatatggcatttgtctatTTCTGATGGgtccatttcacttagcataataatttccaggtccatccacgctgttgcaaaacataagatttcattctttttacagctgaataatattccgttgtgcaaaaaaaaaaaaaaatcacaacttttatccattcatctactgatgggcatttgagcAGCTTCCAAATCTTCCAAATCtcggctattatgaataaagctgcaatgaacataggggtgtatatattcctttaaatcagtgtttcaggtttcttcagatataattccagaagtggaattgctgggtcatcagATAATTCCAGTTTTAATTGTTTAAGGTAACTTCATACTACTTTTTACAGTGGCtgtgccagtctgcattcccaccaacagtgcacaaaagttcccttttctcaacatcCTCACCAAGAgttgtttgtttatgtattgatgatagccattctggcaggtgtaagataatatctcattgtggttttaacttgcatctCTCTGATtgctagtgacattgagcattattttatatatctattgtccatttgtatgtcttctttggagaagtgtctattcaagtcctttgcccacttttaaattaaaatttatttggtaTTGAGTTTcataagttcttcataaattgtATGTTAacactttatcagatgtattggtcaatatgttctcccattcaatggattgtcttttcattttgttgatggtttctttttctgtgtaaaaacttttaaatttgatatagtttcatttgtttattttgtttcccttgcccaagctatatatcagaaaaatatcgTTACCAgatatgtctgagattttattgcttatattttcttctaa from Saccopteryx leptura isolate mSacLep1 chromosome X, mSacLep1_pri_phased_curated, whole genome shotgun sequence includes:
- the LOC136385499 gene encoding transcription elongation factor A protein-like 3; protein product: MEKLYKDNEGKLENEGKPEDEVDTEDEGRSDEEEKPDVEGEPGHEDEHQEEAQPGGEGGQEEQSESAGEGKARGEGKPEPQAQPESQPRAAEKRPAEDYVPRKAKRKTDRGTDDSPKDYQENLQERHLGSEEMREGGDVSRAQEELRKNQKRGGLHWMQREVQDPLVPRGQRGVRGVRGGGRGQKDLEDLPYV